One Nerophis ophidion isolate RoL-2023_Sa linkage group LG23, RoL_Noph_v1.0, whole genome shotgun sequence genomic window carries:
- the rln3a gene encoding relaxin-3a has translation MWKLVVFVACLLAKEVEPMEDPVYGVKLCGREFIRAVIFTCGGSRWRRSLGTSAEDLLSSHQEESSEELSHSSVMDSILHRNRDLDFLSRENHDRVFSRPTRSFITEEILEALRKADRKGRDVVVGLSNACCKWGCSKSEISSLC, from the exons ATGTGGAAACTGGTTGTGTTTGTTGCGTGTCTGCTGGCGAAGGAAGTTGAGCCCATGGAGGACCCCGTGTACGGTGTCAAGCTCTGCGGTCGCGAGTTCATTCGGGCGGTCATTTTCACCTGCGGAGGCTCGCGGTGGAGACGGTCACTCGGGACTTCAG CGGAAGACCTTTTAAGCTCCCATCAAGAGGAGTCCTCGGAGGAGTTGAGCCACAGTTCAGTGATGGACTCTATACTCCACAGAAACAGGGATCTGGATTTCCTGTCAAGGGAAAACCATGACAGAGTATTTAGCCGGCCGACACGTTCTTTTATCACTGAAGAGATTCTAGAAGCACTGCGGAAGGCGGACCGCAAAGGTCGGGATGTGGTGGTGGGTCTCTCAAACGCCTGCTGCAAGTGGGGCTGCAGCAAGAGCGAGATCAGCTCCCTTTGCTGA